A genomic stretch from Sulfurimonas sediminis includes:
- a CDS encoding GGDEF domain-containing response regulator, which produces MPEYAKQITILYVEDEDDVREGYARALKRISKELYTANNGIVGLECFKKYQPDIVVSDIKMPEMNGLDMIRAIKEIEPDVKVIFTTAHSESAYLLEAIELQVEGYLLKPVQKKSLTALIKKLAKNIIIEKEYEEQREILQYIIDSESSISVVANIEHVSFASKSFLKYFGVESVEEFNEKFHSIINIFSNEEDSINRKNIQAFLEKDGSLYDFIHSLNETQRITTIVNSKYEKKSFLVNISKINETQFLMNFTDVTEIEKQREAITKRANHDMLTGLYNRNRFEEIFAYELSQVKRYGYPLSLAIADIDHFKLFNDRYGHLVGDEILKLVANTLISCTRSADTIARWGGEEFVMLLPQTALNDAQLLLEKCRKKIEELHTQEYGKITLSFGVTAYKKGDTLKSMLQRADEALYSAKEKGRNQVVSKK; this is translated from the coding sequence ATGCCTGAGTATGCAAAACAGATAACGATTTTGTATGTAGAAGATGAAGATGATGTGCGTGAAGGCTATGCCCGTGCACTCAAACGGATAAGCAAAGAATTATATACAGCCAACAACGGTATTGTCGGACTCGAATGTTTTAAAAAATATCAGCCTGATATTGTTGTAAGTGATATTAAAATGCCTGAAATGAATGGTCTTGATATGATTCGGGCGATAAAAGAGATTGAACCGGATGTAAAGGTCATATTTACAACAGCACACAGTGAAAGTGCCTATCTGCTTGAAGCGATAGAGTTGCAGGTGGAGGGGTATCTGCTTAAACCTGTGCAAAAAAAATCCTTAACTGCTTTGATAAAAAAACTTGCCAAAAATATCATTATTGAAAAAGAGTATGAAGAGCAAAGAGAAATTCTGCAGTATATTATAGATTCTGAAAGCAGTATATCTGTTGTTGCAAATATTGAGCATGTCAGCTTTGCCTCAAAATCTTTTTTGAAATACTTTGGAGTAGAGAGTGTCGAAGAGTTTAATGAAAAATTTCATTCTATCATTAACATTTTTTCAAATGAAGAGGACAGTATCAACAGGAAAAACATACAGGCTTTTTTGGAAAAAGACGGGAGTCTGTATGATTTTATACACTCTTTGAATGAGACCCAGAGAATTACGACGATTGTAAACTCTAAATATGAGAAAAAATCATTTTTGGTCAATATTTCCAAGATTAATGAAACACAGTTTTTGATGAACTTTACAGATGTAACGGAAATAGAAAAACAACGAGAAGCCATTACAAAAAGAGCCAACCATGATATGCTTACAGGACTCTATAACAGAAACAGGTTTGAAGAAATTTTTGCGTATGAACTTTCTCAGGTAAAAAGATATGGCTACCCCCTCTCTTTGGCTATAGCAGATATAGACCATTTCAAACTTTTTAATGACAGATACGGACATCTGGTTGGAGATGAGATTTTGAAACTTGTTGCCAATACACTGATTTCGTGTACCCGAAGTGCGGATACTATAGCAAGATGGGGCGGAGAAGAGTTTGTTATGCTTTTGCCGCAAACAGCCCTTAATGACGCACAACTGCTTCTTGAAAAATGCAGGAAAAAAATTGAAGAACTTCATACGCAGGAGTATGGAAAAATTACACTGAGCTTTGGTGTCACTGCTTATAAAAAAGGGGATACTCTCAAATCAATGCTCCAAAGAGCGGACGAAGCTTTATACAGTGCAAAAGAGAAAGGAAGAAACCAGGTGGTGAGTAAAAAATGA
- a CDS encoding lysophospholipid acyltransferase family protein yields MIDVEKMIIKKYPKLKNSRVIKGAISKFADSVVHEKQINEFIKKNRHLGSFEFIDEALQYLNFDFSVSDKDLQNIPSSGRVVIIANHPLGSLDALALIKLVSNVRKDIKVVANDFLEVITPIKNILINVNNFKARQKKETVAQVYAALDAEEAVIIFPSGEVSRATPTGIKDKIWHKGFLKFAKKGNAPILPVFIGGKNSKTFYSVSALNKKLAALLLAHEMFKQKHKAIEMIVGELIPYENIMPKGIQKDKLVKLYKKHLYALKKNESYFETQKAIAHPEDRRDLKKELKSSQLLGETKDGKKIYLYSSSDNNSIIINEIGRLRELSFRKVGEGINKKRDIDKYDRCYKHIILWDEEDLEIVGAYRIAECADIIKKFGVDALYTTTLFDYNEAFLPYLPDAIELGRSFVQPKYWGSRALDYLWYGIGAYLKNNPHIRYMYGPVSLSENYAKTAKDMILYFYDENFQDRQNLVSAKNPYNFKTDETLIANLKKEFSAPEYKENFKTLKKALGSINANVPTLYKQYADLCEKGGIQFCAYNIDSDFSNCIDSFIVVDISKIKASQRKRYLK; encoded by the coding sequence ATGATTGATGTTGAAAAAATGATTATAAAAAAATACCCCAAACTTAAAAACTCCAGAGTAATCAAAGGTGCAATTTCAAAATTTGCAGATTCTGTAGTCCATGAGAAACAAATCAATGAATTTATCAAAAAAAACAGGCATTTGGGCAGTTTTGAGTTTATAGACGAAGCATTGCAGTACCTCAACTTTGATTTTTCCGTCTCAGACAAGGATCTTCAAAACATTCCTTCCTCCGGACGCGTTGTCATTATTGCCAATCATCCGCTTGGGTCTTTAGACGCACTCGCACTTATCAAGCTTGTCAGTAATGTCAGAAAAGATATAAAAGTTGTTGCAAATGATTTTTTAGAAGTCATCACTCCCATAAAAAATATTTTAATCAATGTCAACAACTTTAAGGCACGGCAAAAAAAAGAAACCGTTGCACAGGTATATGCGGCACTTGATGCAGAAGAGGCTGTCATCATTTTTCCTTCCGGCGAAGTAAGCCGGGCTACTCCGACAGGCATAAAAGACAAGATTTGGCACAAAGGTTTTTTAAAATTTGCCAAAAAAGGCAATGCCCCCATACTCCCTGTATTTATTGGAGGGAAGAATTCCAAAACCTTTTACTCCGTATCAGCGCTGAACAAAAAACTTGCAGCCCTGCTTCTTGCACACGAAATGTTTAAACAAAAACACAAAGCTATTGAAATGATTGTAGGCGAACTCATTCCTTATGAAAACATAATGCCAAAAGGGATACAAAAGGACAAACTTGTCAAACTCTATAAAAAACATCTTTATGCCCTCAAAAAAAATGAGAGCTATTTTGAAACCCAAAAAGCAATCGCCCATCCCGAAGACAGACGGGATCTCAAAAAAGAGTTAAAATCATCACAACTGCTCGGAGAGACAAAAGACGGAAAAAAAATTTATCTCTACAGCAGCAGTGACAACAACTCTATTATCATCAATGAAATAGGACGGCTCAGAGAACTCTCCTTTCGTAAAGTCGGTGAGGGCATCAACAAAAAAAGAGATATAGACAAATATGACAGATGCTATAAGCACATTATACTCTGGGACGAGGAAGATCTTGAAATAGTCGGAGCATACCGTATAGCGGAATGTGCGGATATCATAAAGAAATTTGGCGTTGATGCCCTTTATACAACAACACTTTTTGATTACAACGAAGCATTTTTGCCTTACCTCCCCGATGCCATAGAACTCGGCAGAAGTTTTGTCCAACCAAAATACTGGGGTTCTCGGGCACTTGATTATTTGTGGTACGGCATAGGCGCATATCTCAAAAACAATCCGCATATCCGTTACATGTACGGTCCGGTTTCACTGAGTGAAAATTATGCCAAAACAGCCAAAGATATGATTTTGTACTTTTATGATGAAAATTTTCAAGACAGACAAAATCTTGTCAGCGCAAAAAATCCCTACAACTTTAAAACAGATGAAACACTCATAGCAAATCTCAAAAAAGAGTTCAGTGCACCGGAGTACAAAGAGAATTTCAAAACACTCAAAAAAGCTCTTGGCAGTATCAATGCCAATGTTCCGACGCTTTACAAACAGTATGCCGATCTGTGTGAAAAAGGCGGTATACAATTTTGCGCCTACAATATAGACAGTGATTTTTCCAACTGTATAGACAGCTTTATAGTCGTCGACATTTCAAAAATAAAAGCATCCCAAAGAAAGAGATATCTAAAATAA
- a CDS encoding GGDEF domain-containing protein — protein MNNELTQQWKNNLKILDVAFQPIINIHTGTLYGVEALLRNFQDVGFKSIFSLFDAVYKEKLLYSFDLALREKALKKYTQIQNYKNIKLFYNLDNRVLEMENFSTGNTTKILQELNIKKENICFEISERQEISSKFDLEKILQHYKKEDFSIAIDDFGVGYSGYKLFYDSAPDIIKIDRFFLQGLATNMKKKLMVRNITHLAIQMGIKVIAEGIETKEEYLTCKDIGCHLAQGYLIQKPTKNTQKIYQQYANIIDIIKLDRRISDKNILLKNNIDKIQPLKIKTKMNLVIEYFKKNKSVPIVPIVNSQNEPVGILLESDIKEFLYSPYGMSLLLNEQNNSKLKNLLHPCGHADINSSTTTLIELFANNPESSGIIITKNSGYYGFLSAKAIINMMHQENMIQARDQNPLTKLPGNTMIEKYIYKVSQSSASHLLCYFDLDNFKAFNDVYGFRNGDRIIQLFADILRKELPKDVFKAHIGGDDFFVAWENKDFTHSSFDTKMIENILEKFASSAKEFYSKKDKENGYIVSKNRKEQTCRFSLLTASASLLITPEKKSFISEEHINTILSCQKKVAKNEPKHLAVSSLL, from the coding sequence ATGAACAATGAACTCACACAACAGTGGAAAAATAATCTTAAAATTCTTGATGTGGCTTTTCAGCCTATCATCAATATCCATACAGGGACACTCTACGGTGTCGAAGCCCTGCTGAGAAATTTTCAGGATGTCGGATTCAAGTCTATATTTTCACTCTTTGATGCTGTTTATAAAGAAAAACTTTTGTACTCTTTTGATTTGGCACTCAGAGAAAAAGCTTTAAAAAAATATACACAGATACAAAACTATAAAAACATAAAACTCTTTTACAATCTGGATAACCGGGTTTTGGAAATGGAAAATTTTTCAACCGGAAATACAACAAAAATTCTGCAAGAGCTCAATATAAAGAAAGAAAATATCTGTTTTGAAATTTCGGAAAGACAGGAAATTTCCAGTAAGTTTGACCTTGAAAAAATACTCCAGCATTATAAAAAGGAAGACTTTTCAATTGCAATAGATGACTTTGGTGTCGGTTATTCCGGGTACAAACTCTTTTATGATTCCGCACCCGATATCATCAAAATTGACAGATTTTTTCTGCAGGGGCTTGCGACCAATATGAAGAAAAAACTCATGGTTCGCAACATCACACATCTTGCCATTCAGATGGGCATTAAGGTGATTGCCGAGGGTATTGAGACAAAAGAGGAGTACCTTACATGTAAAGATATCGGCTGCCACTTGGCACAGGGCTATCTTATTCAGAAACCTACAAAAAATACACAAAAAATTTATCAGCAATACGCAAACATTATCGACATTATAAAGTTAGACAGACGGATAAGTGACAAAAATATTTTACTGAAAAACAATATAGACAAAATTCAGCCTTTAAAGATTAAAACAAAAATGAATCTGGTCATAGAGTATTTTAAAAAGAATAAGAGTGTTCCCATTGTTCCTATTGTGAATTCCCAAAACGAACCCGTGGGAATATTGCTTGAATCTGACATCAAAGAGTTTCTTTACTCTCCCTACGGCATGTCTTTACTCTTAAACGAACAAAACAACTCCAAGCTAAAAAACCTGCTTCACCCCTGCGGGCATGCAGATATCAACAGCAGCACCACTACCCTTATAGAACTTTTTGCGAACAATCCTGAATCTTCAGGCATTATTATTACAAAAAACTCAGGCTATTATGGATTTTTATCCGCAAAAGCAATTATCAATATGATGCATCAGGAAAATATGATTCAGGCAAGAGACCAGAATCCGCTCACAAAACTTCCCGGAAACACAATGATTGAAAAATACATCTACAAAGTGTCCCAATCCTCAGCATCTCATCTTCTGTGTTATTTTGACCTTGACAATTTCAAAGCCTTTAATGATGTGTACGGTTTTCGAAACGGTGACAGGATTATTCAGCTTTTTGCAGATATTTTAAGAAAAGAACTGCCAAAAGATGTTTTCAAAGCCCACATAGGAGGTGATGACTTTTTTGTTGCCTGGGAGAATAAAGATTTTACCCATAGCTCTTTTGACACAAAAATGATAGAAAATATTTTGGAAAAATTTGCTTCCTCTGCAAAAGAATTTTACAGCAAAAAAGATAAAGAGAACGGCTATATTGTTTCAAAAAACAGAAAAGAGCAAACATGCAGGTTTTCTCTGCTTACAGCAAGTGCCTCACTGCTTATCACGCCGGAGAAAAAATCATTCATAAGCGAAGAGCATATAAATACAATTCTCTCCTGTCAAAAAAAAGTTGCAAAAAATGAGCCAAAACATCTTGCCGTCAGTTCTTTGCTTTAA
- the glnA gene encoding type I glutamate--ammonia ligase — translation MGKFVNNIEEFFTFCNENDVQFVDLRFSDIKGSWHHLTYRYSAVNAENLENGFPFDGSSVENWQPINKSDMLLKADVPTAFLDPFTADPTVILICDVYDIYKNELYERCPRSIAKKALKYAEEIGIADAAYFGPENEFFIFDDVKFVDNINEMGFKVDTEEGEWNSNTGYDEMYNTGHRPGTKGGYFPVAPTDSMVDMRAEMMQVLEQVGLEVVLGHHEVAQGQGEIGIVFGDIITAGDNVQKYKYVVKMIAHLNGKTATFMPKPLYGDNGNGMHVHQSLWKNGKNLFYQEGNYGNLSEMAIHYAGGIFKHAAAVAAFTNPSTNSYKRLIPGFEAPSILTYSSQNRSAACRIPYGAGEKATRIEMRFPDSSSCPYLAFAVMMMAGLDGIKHATIPVGPMDEDLFELTLDEIREKNIPQMPHTLREALEGLIADNEFLKPVFTSEFIEAYQHYKFERDVWPDEGRPTAYEFKTTYQC, via the coding sequence ATGGGAAAATTCGTTAATAACATAGAAGAGTTCTTTACATTTTGTAATGAAAATGATGTACAATTTGTAGATTTGAGATTTAGTGATATTAAAGGTTCATGGCACCACCTTACATACCGTTACAGTGCAGTTAATGCAGAAAATTTAGAAAACGGTTTCCCGTTTGACGGTTCTTCGGTTGAAAACTGGCAACCGATCAACAAATCAGATATGCTTTTAAAAGCAGATGTTCCGACTGCATTTCTTGATCCTTTTACTGCTGATCCTACTGTGATTCTTATCTGTGATGTATATGACATTTACAAAAATGAACTGTATGAAAGATGTCCTCGTTCAATCGCTAAAAAAGCACTCAAATATGCCGAAGAGATCGGAATAGCTGATGCTGCATACTTTGGTCCGGAAAATGAGTTTTTCATCTTTGATGATGTCAAATTTGTTGACAACATCAATGAAATGGGATTCAAAGTAGACACAGAAGAGGGTGAATGGAATTCAAACACCGGATATGACGAAATGTACAATACAGGTCACAGACCGGGAACAAAAGGTGGTTACTTCCCAGTAGCACCGACAGACTCTATGGTAGATATGCGTGCTGAAATGATGCAGGTGTTAGAGCAGGTTGGTCTTGAAGTTGTTCTTGGACACCACGAAGTTGCCCAGGGTCAAGGTGAAATCGGCATCGTTTTCGGTGACATCATCACTGCCGGTGACAATGTTCAAAAATACAAATATGTTGTAAAAATGATAGCACACCTCAACGGTAAAACTGCTACATTTATGCCAAAACCGTTGTATGGTGACAACGGAAACGGAATGCATGTTCACCAGTCACTCTGGAAAAACGGTAAAAACCTTTTCTATCAAGAAGGAAACTACGGAAATTTAAGTGAAATGGCAATTCATTATGCAGGTGGTATCTTCAAACATGCTGCTGCAGTTGCTGCATTTACAAACCCGTCAACAAACTCATACAAACGCCTTATTCCTGGATTTGAAGCACCAAGCATTTTAACTTACTCTTCTCAAAACCGTTCAGCAGCCTGCCGTATTCCTTATGGTGCAGGTGAAAAAGCAACTCGTATTGAAATGAGATTCCCTGACTCTTCATCTTGTCCTTACCTTGCTTTTGCCGTAATGATGATGGCAGGACTAGACGGTATCAAACACGCTACAATTCCTGTTGGTCCAATGGATGAAGATCTCTTTGAACTTACTCTTGATGAAATTCGTGAAAAAAATATTCCACAAATGCCACACACACTTCGTGAAGCATTAGAAGGTCTTATAGCGGACAACGAGTTCTTAAAGCCGGTATTTACATCTGAATTTATAGAAGCATACCAGCACTATAAATTTGAGCGTGATGTATGGCCGGATGAAGGTCGCCCGACTGCATACGAGTTCAAAACTACCTACCAGTGCTAA
- a CDS encoding ISAs1 family transposase has translation MKLTRTKALLESLKSIPDYRVDTGKIEYPLHEVLFMTLFALIKGNTTFKDIFSWMIYNKDNAILKEIFDKEEITIPSKSTYHRLLINTDNNALEKVFREFFFPFIAQENIAIDGKWLRGSDVNGQYTQERHKAILNILDKDIKIVFAHKFLDKNKSSEITALKEVLNDNIFSNEGQIFSFDALLTQSEILNTIDEQGNRYIAKLKDNQKHLKEKAIKTIEEFNQPTDRVDDEDSYLTENNKRVSRKVEVFQNKSADLVMYHENFQNIQSLIKVTKTLTNAQTGEVTISTQYLMANFKTTAKEFLQKILQHWRVETYHYHLDMLTEEDDHIAYKEPFSIAILRSFTVNLYQLFLNENKDKKVLLTGKTTMADIKRNALYRDDFSVQLIESNYID, from the coding sequence ATCAAATTAACACGCACAAAAGCCTTACTTGAATCGCTAAAAAGTATCCCAGACTATAGAGTAGATACAGGGAAGATAGAATATCCATTGCACGAAGTTCTTTTCATGACACTTTTTGCACTTATCAAAGGAAATACAACTTTTAAGGATATATTTTCATGGATGATATATAACAAAGACAATGCAATACTCAAAGAGATTTTTGATAAAGAAGAGATAACGATTCCTTCCAAATCAACATATCATCGTTTATTGATAAACACAGATAATAATGCTTTGGAAAAAGTATTTAGAGAGTTCTTTTTTCCATTCATTGCACAAGAAAATATTGCTATTGACGGGAAGTGGCTGAGAGGTAGCGACGTGAATGGTCAATACACACAGGAAAGACATAAAGCAATACTAAATATCTTGGATAAAGATATAAAAATAGTGTTTGCTCACAAGTTTTTAGATAAAAATAAGAGTAGCGAAATTACTGCACTCAAAGAGGTTTTAAACGATAATATTTTTAGCAATGAAGGACAGATATTTTCCTTTGATGCACTGCTTACTCAATCAGAGATTCTCAACACTATTGATGAGCAAGGTAACAGATATATAGCAAAACTCAAAGATAACCAGAAACACCTCAAAGAGAAAGCTATAAAGACCATAGAAGAGTTTAATCAGCCTACAGATAGAGTTGATGATGAAGATAGCTATTTAACTGAAAACAACAAAAGAGTCTCTCGAAAAGTAGAAGTTTTTCAAAATAAAAGTGCTGATTTAGTTATGTATCATGAGAACTTTCAAAATATTCAATCACTCATTAAAGTGACGAAAACATTAACAAATGCACAGACTGGTGAAGTTACAATTTCAACTCAATATTTAATGGCTAACTTTAAAACAACTGCAAAAGAGTTTCTTCAAAAGATACTGCAACATTGGAGAGTGGAAACATATCACTATCACTTAGATATGCTTACTGAAGAAGATGACCATATAGCATATAAAGAGCCTTTCTCTATAGCTATTCTTAGAAGTTTTACTGTTAATCTTTATCAGTTGTTTTTAAATGAGAACAAAGATAAAAAGGTACTCCTAACCGGTAAAACTACAATGGCAGATATTAAAAGAAATGCTCTTTATCGTGATGATTTTAGTGTTCAATTGATTGAATCAAACTATATTGATTAA
- the leuA gene encoding 2-isopropylmalate synthase, giving the protein MKNIPKGKYKPYPKIDLPDRTWPDNTITKAPIWCSVDLRDGNQALINPMDMKKKLELFALLLKLGFKEIEVGFPSASKIEFDFLRKLVDDNLIPDDVTIQVLVQAREHLIAKTFEALEGVKKATVHLYNSTSVAQRKIVFSKTQDEIIDLALQGVDLVKKYEANHNGEIFLEYSPESFTGTELDFAARISNAVTARWGINENRKVIINLPATVEMATPNIYADQIEWMSRHLDNRENVIISTHTHNDRGTSIAATELALLAGADRVEGTLLSNGERTGNVDIITLALNMTSQGIDTGLDFSDINEVVRVVETCTELPTHPRHPYVGELVYTAFSGSHQDAINKGLAYQQTKEDPFWEVPYLPIDPADVGRTYESIIRINSQSGKGGVAYILEHNYGYHLPKAMHPEIGRAVQALSDEKGRELEPEEILEVFKNTYFNIKEHISFVDFTLSSDNGKATCSLTYKYNGEVITSEGEGNGPIDACKNALMQKYKNDFTVKSYSEHSCGDKSSAQAVAYIEIQTKEVLSRFGVGIDNDITIASIKAMFCALNRTFD; this is encoded by the coding sequence ATGAAGAATATTCCTAAAGGCAAATATAAACCGTATCCAAAAATAGATTTGCCAGACAGAACATGGCCGGACAATACTATAACAAAAGCGCCTATCTGGTGCAGTGTTGATTTACGTGACGGTAATCAGGCACTGATCAACCCGATGGACATGAAGAAAAAACTTGAATTATTTGCACTCTTACTCAAACTCGGTTTCAAAGAAATAGAAGTCGGTTTTCCATCCGCTTCAAAAATAGAATTTGATTTTTTACGCAAACTGGTTGATGACAACTTGATTCCTGATGATGTTACTATTCAGGTACTTGTACAGGCAAGAGAACATTTGATTGCCAAAACTTTTGAAGCCCTGGAAGGTGTGAAAAAAGCGACCGTTCATTTGTATAATTCCACTTCTGTTGCACAAAGAAAAATAGTTTTTTCAAAAACACAGGATGAGATAATAGACCTTGCACTCCAAGGTGTTGATTTGGTCAAAAAATATGAGGCAAACCACAACGGAGAGATATTTTTAGAGTATTCTCCTGAGAGCTTTACTGGAACAGAGCTGGATTTTGCGGCACGAATTTCCAATGCCGTAACGGCTCGCTGGGGCATCAATGAAAACAGAAAGGTCATTATCAACCTTCCTGCAACAGTGGAGATGGCTACGCCTAACATTTATGCAGACCAGATAGAATGGATGAGCAGACACCTGGACAATCGTGAAAATGTCATCATCTCAACCCATACGCATAATGACAGAGGCACTTCCATCGCAGCAACAGAGTTGGCGCTTTTAGCAGGTGCCGACAGAGTTGAGGGAACACTTTTGAGCAATGGTGAACGAACAGGCAATGTAGACATCATTACCCTTGCCTTAAACATGACCTCACAGGGCATTGACACAGGGCTTGATTTTTCGGATATCAACGAAGTGGTGCGAGTTGTCGAGACATGTACAGAACTGCCGACACACCCGAGACATCCCTATGTCGGAGAACTTGTCTATACGGCATTTTCCGGTTCCCATCAGGATGCCATTAACAAAGGGCTTGCCTACCAGCAGACAAAAGAGGACCCTTTTTGGGAAGTGCCTTATCTGCCGATAGACCCTGCCGATGTTGGACGGACGTATGAAAGTATCATCCGCATCAACTCACAATCAGGAAAAGGCGGAGTTGCTTATATACTTGAACACAATTACGGCTACCATCTGCCAAAAGCGATGCACCCGGAAATTGGCCGTGCAGTACAGGCATTAAGTGATGAAAAAGGCAGAGAGTTGGAACCCGAAGAGATACTCGAAGTTTTTAAAAACACCTATTTTAATATCAAAGAGCATATCTCTTTTGTAGATTTTACACTCTCTTCAGATAACGGGAAGGCTACATGCAGCTTGACATACAAATATAATGGAGAGGTCATTACATCTGAGGGCGAAGGCAACGGACCGATTGATGCCTGTAAAAATGCACTGATGCAAAAGTACAAAAATGATTTTACTGTTAAGTCATACTCGGAACACTCCTGTGGTGACAAAAGCAGTGCACAGGCAGTAGCATACATAGAGATTCAAACAAAAGAGGTACTCTCACGTTTTGGTGTCGGAATAGACAACGACATCACGATAGCCTCAATTAAAGCCATGTTCTGTGCTTTAAACAGAACTTTTGACTAA
- a CDS encoding penicillin-binding protein 1A: protein MKKLLKRTFVTVLILGFFSPFIILGYYLVSYDYDISSLVDYKPKQTSRIYDKNGEKIANIFDKQHRYYASFNEIPPRVIEALVAIEDTTFFEHSGVNFDAIFRAVIKDIKAGKMVEGASTITQQLVKNKLLTREKKLSRKIKELIYSFKLENALTKEQILERYLNEIYFGHGYYGIKTAADGYFHKKLSDLTLKEIAILVGLPKAPSTYAPTKNYDISMGRANRVITRMHTLGWIDDATYQKALGENPVVYNDTLTQNRAPFVVDEVARRFRNMGIDDLKTGGYEIYTTIDLKLQDIGRKSLQYAYDKALGRIQKYKEKEAQKKEDESFKVQDVNVSQLNGALVSLDSKTGDILALLGSVDYKKSSYNRATQGRRQPGSAFKPFIYQVAIDLGYSGATKLVDIAQTYAYEKNGEEMKWQPKNYEKNYKGLITLREALIHSRNLATINLVNDIGLSQLLRELKKFHIKNLPNDLSIALGTMSMSPLELAQYYTSFSNYGIQVKPHLITSIDQGGSTVYKKEDVSYYVTAPTQAFIMTTILRDVVTRGTGRRARVRGIEIAGKTGTTNNNIDAWFAGYSPTVETVVWFGNDDNTPMYHKETGGRVSGPAFAYYFRNLLKLYPQIKRKFDMPEGIIEVKINGKKEYFSNISKPPRSDYSDETESELLF, encoded by the coding sequence GATATTATGCCTCTTTTAATGAGATTCCTCCAAGGGTGATTGAAGCACTTGTTGCCATCGAAGATACAACTTTTTTTGAACATTCCGGTGTAAATTTTGATGCAATATTTCGGGCAGTTATAAAAGACATCAAAGCGGGAAAAATGGTTGAGGGTGCGAGTACGATTACGCAACAATTGGTAAAAAACAAGCTTTTGACACGAGAGAAGAAACTTTCAAGAAAGATAAAAGAGCTGATATACTCTTTTAAACTTGAAAATGCACTGACAAAAGAGCAGATTCTGGAGCGTTATTTAAATGAGATCTATTTCGGGCATGGATATTATGGCATCAAAACAGCTGCAGACGGGTATTTTCACAAGAAGCTCTCTGACTTGACACTCAAAGAGATAGCAATACTTGTCGGTCTGCCAAAAGCACCAAGTACCTATGCACCTACAAAAAACTATGATATTTCCATGGGCCGAGCCAATCGCGTCATTACAAGAATGCATACACTTGGCTGGATAGACGACGCAACATACCAAAAGGCTTTGGGTGAAAATCCGGTGGTATACAATGATACACTGACACAAAACAGAGCCCCTTTTGTTGTGGATGAAGTTGCAAGAAGATTCAGAAATATGGGAATTGACGACTTAAAAACAGGCGGATATGAAATATATACAACGATTGATTTGAAACTGCAGGATATTGGAAGAAAATCACTGCAGTATGCATATGACAAAGCTTTAGGGAGAATTCAAAAATACAAAGAAAAAGAGGCACAGAAAAAAGAAGACGAAAGCTTTAAAGTCCAGGATGTCAATGTGTCACAGCTTAACGGTGCTTTGGTCTCTCTTGATTCCAAAACAGGGGATATTTTGGCACTGCTTGGGAGTGTAGATTATAAAAAAAGCTCTTATAATCGTGCTACTCAGGGCAGGCGCCAGCCCGGTTCTGCTTTTAAACCTTTTATCTATCAGGTAGCTATTGACCTGGGCTATTCGGGTGCTACAAAACTTGTTGATATTGCCCAGACATATGCCTATGAAAAAAATGGCGAGGAGATGAAATGGCAGCCTAAAAATTATGAAAAAAACTATAAAGGTCTCATTACTCTCAGAGAAGCACTTATTCATTCACGCAATCTGGCGACTATCAATCTTGTCAATGATATAGGACTTTCGCAACTCTTACGGGAACTGAAAAAATTTCATATTAAAAACCTGCCAAACGATCTCTCTATCGCTCTTGGAACCATGTCGATGTCACCGCTTGAACTTGCACAGTATTATACGTCATTTTCAAACTACGGGATTCAGGTGAAACCTCACTTGATTACAAGTATTGACCAGGGGGGCAGTACAGTGTATAAAAAAGAGGATGTTTCTTATTATGTAACAGCTCCGACTCAGGCTTTTATAATGACGACGATACTGCGTGATGTTGTCACAAGAGGAACAGGACGAAGAGCAAGGGTGAGAGGCATAGAAATTGCCGGAAAGACAGGAACAACAAATAATAATATAGATGCCTGGTTTGCCGGCTATTCCCCTACTGTTGAGACGGTTGTCTGGTTCGGAAATGATGACAATACTCCGATGTATCACAAAGAGACTGGAGGACGGGTTTCGGGTCCTGCTTTTGCCTATTATTTCAGAAATCTTTTGAAACTCTACCCGCAGATAAAACGGAAATTTGATATGCCTGAGGGAATTATAGAAGTGAAAATTAACGGAAAAAAAGAGTATTTCAGTAATATTTCAAAACCGCCACGAAGTGACTACAGTGATGAAACAGAATCTGAATTACTCTTTTAA